A genomic segment from Toxotes jaculatrix isolate fToxJac2 chromosome 6, fToxJac2.pri, whole genome shotgun sequence encodes:
- the slc5a9 gene encoding sodium/glucose cotransporter 4 isoform X1, whose translation MSASLTTGSSSSVFTTAAAPSTGLSLDAVDIAVVVLYFIFVMVVGIWSSVRANRSTVGGYFLAGRSMTWWPIGASLMSSNVGSGLFIGLAGTGASGGIAVGGFEWNAAWVLVALGWIFIPVYIAAGVVTMPEYLGKRFGGQRIRIYMSVLSLILYIFTKISTDIFSGALFIQVSLGWDLYLSTGILLLVTAAYTVAGGLTAVIYTDALQTLIMVGGAFALMFIAFSKVGWYEGLVNHYMSAVPSVTVANTTCHLPRSDAFRMFRDPVSGDLPWPGLVFGLTVLATWVWCTDQVIVQRSLSAKSLSHAKGGSVLGGYLKLLPMFFIVMPGMISRALFPDEVGCVDPVVCQSVCGASVGCSNIAYPKLVVELMPVGLRGLMLAVMLAALMSSLTSIFNSSSTLFTLDLYHRARPKASEMELMIVGRVFILVLVCVSLLWIPIIQTANSGQLFDYIQSVTSFLAPPITAVFLMAIFWPRANEQGAFWGLMVGLVVGLIRMVLEFSYTAPSCGQPDRRPALLADVHYLYFALILLALTCLVIVAVSLATAPIPKEHLYRLTWWSRYSQEPRIDLTSPQVISDPVNSDLSSDSDRLPASWWRRAALWLCGLTGAGPGSAPPVTEISELNSLQEDSLWRRVCNINALLLLAVNVFLWGYMA comes from the exons gcagcagctcctctgtgttcaccactgcagcagctcccAGCACAGGTCTCAGTCTGGATGCTGTGGACATCGCTGTGGTTGTCCTCTATTTTATCTTTGTCATGGTGGTTGGAATCTGG TCATCAGTCCGAGCCAATCGCAGCACAGTAGGGGGCTACTTCTTGGCTGGCCGTTCAATGACCTGGTGGCCT attgGAGCCTCACTCATGTCCAGTAATGTTGGCAGCGGTTTGTTTATTGGTCTAGCAGGGACAGGAGCATCTGGAGGCATCGCTGTTGGGGGATTTGAATGGAAT gcaGCCTGGGTCCTGGTGGCTCTGGGTTGGATCTTTATCCCTGTGTACATCGCTGCTGGAGTGGTGACCATGCCTGAATACCTGGGCAAACGCTTTGGAGGCCAGAGGATTCGCATCTACATGTCTGTTCTGTCACTCATCCTCTACATTTTCACCAAGATATCT ACAGATATATTTTCGGGTGCATTGTTCATCCAGGTGTCGCTGGGCTGGGATCTCTATCTGTCCACAGGCATACTGCTGCTGGTAACTGCTGCTTACACTGtggcag gtggttTGACAGCAGTGATCTACACTGATGCTCTACAGACTTTGATCATGGTTGGAGGAGCCTTTGCACTAATGTTCATAG CATTCTCCAAAGTTGGCTGGTACGAGGGTCTTGTGAACCATTACATGTCAGCTGTTCCCTCAGTGACAGTCGCCAACACCACCTGCCACCTACCTCGTAGTGATGCCTTCCGCATGTTCAGAGACCCCGTGTCAGGGGATTTACCCTGGCCAGGTCTGGTGTTTGGGCTCACGGTACTGGCTACATGGGTCTGGTGCACAGATCAG gttatAGTCCAGAGATCTCTGTCAGCCAAGTCTTTGTCTCATGCCAAAGGAGGCAGTGTGCTGGGAGGATACCTCAAACTGCTGCCCATGTTCTTCATTGTCATGCCAGGCATGATCAGCCGAGCACTGTTCCCAG atgagGTGGGTTGTGTGGATCCAGTGGTGTGTCAGAGCGTGTGTGGAGCTTCAGTTGGCTGCTCCAACATCGCCTACCCTAAACTGGTGGTGGAGCTGATGCCTGTGG GTCTTCGTGGTCTGATGTTAGCAGTGATGTTAGCCGCTCTGATGTCATCTCTGACCTCCATCTTTAACAGCAGCTCCACTCTGTTCACTCTGGACCTCTACCACAGAGCCAGGCCCAAAGCCTCTGAGATGGAGCTCATGATTGTTGGAAG gGTGTTCATCCTGGTCTTGGTGTGTGTTAGTCTGTTGTGGATTCCAATTATCCAAACAGCCAATAGTGGACAGCTCTTTGATTACATCCAGTCAGTGACTAGCTTTCTAGCTCCACCCATCACCGCTGTGTTCCTAATGGCTATCTTCTGGCCACGAGCCAATGAGCAG GGTGCATTCTGGGGTCTGATGGTTGGACTAGTGGTGGGACTGATCCGTATGGTTCTGGAGTTCTCCTACACAGCTCCCTCCTGTGGTCAGCCTGATCGTCGGCCTGCTCTCCTGGCCGATGTCCACTACCTGTACTTTGCTCTCATCCTGTTGGCTCTCACCTGCCTCGTCATTGTTGCTGTCAGCTTGGCCACTGCTCCAATACCTAAAGAACAT CTGTACAGGCTGACCTGGTGGTCCAGATACAGCCAGGAGCCTCGGATTGACCTCACCAGTCCCCAGGTGATTTCTGACCCggtgaactctgacctcagCAGCGACTCTGACCGTTTGCCAGCTTCCTGGTGGCGGAGAGCTGCTCTCTGGCTCTGCGGTCTGACTGGTGCCGGGCCTGGCTCTGCACCTCCAGTGACTGAAATCAGTGAACTCAACTCCCTGCAGGAGGATTCTCTGTGGAGAAGAGTCTGCAACATtaatgctctgctgctgctggctgttaATGTGTTCCTCTGGGGCTACATGGCTTAA
- the slc5a9 gene encoding sodium/glucose cotransporter 4 isoform X2, with protein sequence MEWFTSKHIHVLDAVDIAVVVLYFIFVMVVGIWSSVRANRSTVGGYFLAGRSMTWWPIGASLMSSNVGSGLFIGLAGTGASGGIAVGGFEWNAAWVLVALGWIFIPVYIAAGVVTMPEYLGKRFGGQRIRIYMSVLSLILYIFTKISTDIFSGALFIQVSLGWDLYLSTGILLLVTAAYTVAGGLTAVIYTDALQTLIMVGGAFALMFIAFSKVGWYEGLVNHYMSAVPSVTVANTTCHLPRSDAFRMFRDPVSGDLPWPGLVFGLTVLATWVWCTDQVIVQRSLSAKSLSHAKGGSVLGGYLKLLPMFFIVMPGMISRALFPDEVGCVDPVVCQSVCGASVGCSNIAYPKLVVELMPVGLRGLMLAVMLAALMSSLTSIFNSSSTLFTLDLYHRARPKASEMELMIVGRVFILVLVCVSLLWIPIIQTANSGQLFDYIQSVTSFLAPPITAVFLMAIFWPRANEQGAFWGLMVGLVVGLIRMVLEFSYTAPSCGQPDRRPALLADVHYLYFALILLALTCLVIVAVSLATAPIPKEHLYRLTWWSRYSQEPRIDLTSPQVISDPVNSDLSSDSDRLPASWWRRAALWLCGLTGAGPGSAPPVTEISELNSLQEDSLWRRVCNINALLLLAVNVFLWGYMA encoded by the exons TCTGGATGCTGTGGACATCGCTGTGGTTGTCCTCTATTTTATCTTTGTCATGGTGGTTGGAATCTGG TCATCAGTCCGAGCCAATCGCAGCACAGTAGGGGGCTACTTCTTGGCTGGCCGTTCAATGACCTGGTGGCCT attgGAGCCTCACTCATGTCCAGTAATGTTGGCAGCGGTTTGTTTATTGGTCTAGCAGGGACAGGAGCATCTGGAGGCATCGCTGTTGGGGGATTTGAATGGAAT gcaGCCTGGGTCCTGGTGGCTCTGGGTTGGATCTTTATCCCTGTGTACATCGCTGCTGGAGTGGTGACCATGCCTGAATACCTGGGCAAACGCTTTGGAGGCCAGAGGATTCGCATCTACATGTCTGTTCTGTCACTCATCCTCTACATTTTCACCAAGATATCT ACAGATATATTTTCGGGTGCATTGTTCATCCAGGTGTCGCTGGGCTGGGATCTCTATCTGTCCACAGGCATACTGCTGCTGGTAACTGCTGCTTACACTGtggcag gtggttTGACAGCAGTGATCTACACTGATGCTCTACAGACTTTGATCATGGTTGGAGGAGCCTTTGCACTAATGTTCATAG CATTCTCCAAAGTTGGCTGGTACGAGGGTCTTGTGAACCATTACATGTCAGCTGTTCCCTCAGTGACAGTCGCCAACACCACCTGCCACCTACCTCGTAGTGATGCCTTCCGCATGTTCAGAGACCCCGTGTCAGGGGATTTACCCTGGCCAGGTCTGGTGTTTGGGCTCACGGTACTGGCTACATGGGTCTGGTGCACAGATCAG gttatAGTCCAGAGATCTCTGTCAGCCAAGTCTTTGTCTCATGCCAAAGGAGGCAGTGTGCTGGGAGGATACCTCAAACTGCTGCCCATGTTCTTCATTGTCATGCCAGGCATGATCAGCCGAGCACTGTTCCCAG atgagGTGGGTTGTGTGGATCCAGTGGTGTGTCAGAGCGTGTGTGGAGCTTCAGTTGGCTGCTCCAACATCGCCTACCCTAAACTGGTGGTGGAGCTGATGCCTGTGG GTCTTCGTGGTCTGATGTTAGCAGTGATGTTAGCCGCTCTGATGTCATCTCTGACCTCCATCTTTAACAGCAGCTCCACTCTGTTCACTCTGGACCTCTACCACAGAGCCAGGCCCAAAGCCTCTGAGATGGAGCTCATGATTGTTGGAAG gGTGTTCATCCTGGTCTTGGTGTGTGTTAGTCTGTTGTGGATTCCAATTATCCAAACAGCCAATAGTGGACAGCTCTTTGATTACATCCAGTCAGTGACTAGCTTTCTAGCTCCACCCATCACCGCTGTGTTCCTAATGGCTATCTTCTGGCCACGAGCCAATGAGCAG GGTGCATTCTGGGGTCTGATGGTTGGACTAGTGGTGGGACTGATCCGTATGGTTCTGGAGTTCTCCTACACAGCTCCCTCCTGTGGTCAGCCTGATCGTCGGCCTGCTCTCCTGGCCGATGTCCACTACCTGTACTTTGCTCTCATCCTGTTGGCTCTCACCTGCCTCGTCATTGTTGCTGTCAGCTTGGCCACTGCTCCAATACCTAAAGAACAT CTGTACAGGCTGACCTGGTGGTCCAGATACAGCCAGGAGCCTCGGATTGACCTCACCAGTCCCCAGGTGATTTCTGACCCggtgaactctgacctcagCAGCGACTCTGACCGTTTGCCAGCTTCCTGGTGGCGGAGAGCTGCTCTCTGGCTCTGCGGTCTGACTGGTGCCGGGCCTGGCTCTGCACCTCCAGTGACTGAAATCAGTGAACTCAACTCCCTGCAGGAGGATTCTCTGTGGAGAAGAGTCTGCAACATtaatgctctgctgctgctggctgttaATGTGTTCCTCTGGGGCTACATGGCTTAA